A part of Corynebacterium lactis RW2-5 genomic DNA contains:
- a CDS encoding AMP nucleosidase, producing MQHRDSTPPPFWPTEGEGDYFTDPAAAVDRLTEIHQAGMDYLIEAYSRTIAEALESEAPGALAFSGSVRAYYPELRFTVHTGSAVEHVDPSLSHGFVDRPGVYATTITRPVMYRSYLIEQISDLLANHGGEVEVRVSEQPIPLRMCRGFNAAAEKAATREGASASVLAAVEKTFTPIDSACIDDTIADGEANFLDLPIKPLSLFSAPRIDLALQRLEHYTGSHPANIQRFVLFTNYQLHTDVFLEYARSLTPGNSHGYTALVCPGDGRYDIGAIPTPGKCREHAHSSQMPAYHLLRNDTCGITIIDIGVGPSNAKTITDCLAVTRPHCWMMVGHCAGLDGRMRIGDMILANGYDRADGVLDNYVPLEKPIPPIAEVQLAVTNALRRVSGVSGDELKKRLRTGTVLSTSDRNWEWRSQADLYRELQKSTAIGVEMESATIAANGYRFRVPYGALLSVSDMPLHDKPKLPKSAREFYQSSKEEHLMAAVRACEDMAADPTNLHSRKLRRPVGEVAFR from the coding sequence ATGCAGCATCGAGACTCCACCCCGCCTCCTTTTTGGCCTACCGAAGGTGAGGGCGACTACTTCACCGACCCCGCCGCAGCCGTCGACCGGCTCACGGAAATTCACCAGGCAGGAATGGACTACCTCATCGAGGCCTACTCCCGGACTATCGCCGAAGCGCTGGAGTCGGAGGCTCCCGGCGCTCTCGCGTTTTCGGGAAGTGTGCGCGCCTACTATCCCGAACTGCGCTTCACCGTCCACACCGGCAGCGCCGTCGAGCATGTCGACCCCTCCCTGTCGCACGGCTTCGTAGACCGCCCGGGAGTGTACGCCACCACCATCACCCGGCCCGTGATGTACCGCTCCTACCTCATCGAACAAATCAGTGACCTGCTCGCCAACCACGGCGGGGAAGTGGAAGTTCGCGTCTCCGAGCAACCCATCCCCCTGCGGATGTGCCGCGGATTCAACGCCGCGGCAGAAAAAGCGGCGACGCGGGAGGGGGCGTCGGCAAGCGTGCTGGCGGCAGTGGAGAAAACCTTCACCCCAATAGACTCCGCCTGCATCGACGACACCATCGCCGACGGCGAGGCAAACTTCCTGGACCTGCCCATCAAACCGCTGAGCCTTTTTAGCGCCCCGCGCATCGATCTGGCGCTGCAACGCCTCGAGCACTACACCGGCTCCCACCCAGCGAACATCCAGCGCTTCGTGCTCTTTACCAACTACCAACTGCACACGGACGTGTTCCTGGAGTACGCCCGGAGTCTCACTCCCGGAAATTCCCACGGCTACACCGCGCTGGTATGCCCGGGAGATGGGCGCTACGACATCGGCGCGATCCCCACTCCCGGAAAATGCCGCGAGCACGCACACTCCTCGCAGATGCCCGCCTACCACCTGCTTCGCAACGACACATGCGGCATCACCATCATTGACATCGGCGTCGGCCCGTCGAATGCGAAGACCATCACCGACTGCCTCGCCGTAACCCGGCCGCACTGCTGGATGATGGTCGGCCACTGCGCCGGCCTGGACGGGCGCATGCGTATCGGCGACATGATCCTCGCCAACGGCTACGACCGCGCCGACGGGGTCCTCGACAATTACGTGCCACTGGAGAAACCAATCCCGCCGATTGCGGAGGTGCAGCTTGCGGTCACCAACGCGCTGCGACGAGTTTCGGGAGTGAGCGGCGACGAGTTGAAGAAACGCCTGCGCACTGGCACAGTCCTGTCGACATCCGACCGCAACTGGGAGTGGCGCTCCCAGGCCGACCTGTACCGGGAGTTGCAGAAGTCCACCGCCATCGGTGTCGAGATGGAATCCGCCACCATCGCCGCTAACGGTTACCGCTTCCGCGTGCCCTACGGCGCGCTGCTCAGCGTCTCCGATATGCCGCTGCACGACAAACCCAAACTCCCGAAGTCCGCCCGGGAGTTCTACCAGTCCTCCAAAGAGGAGCACCTCATGGCCGCCGTGCGGGCGTGCGAGGATATGGCCGCGGACCCGACTAACCTCCACTCCCGGAAACTCCGCCGCCCGGTGGGGGAGGTCGCCTTCCGATAG
- a CDS encoding HNH endonuclease signature motif containing protein encodes MPVGDLWMSSESGRRDGGPSSNLSGMTTMGLLSALATRGIDLLADLRAALPEKSTGHRELAARIGFDPFRLKRLLRCADRLFAPLDDDADVINRDASVALARELGLSLDTVMQVDKRCGQINNVEIREEHRLDFTRAAGRYDFDGLDAYMRGRVKELNDEAAPPQHLRAHVSRKPDIRGMKHLQVTGPANMIDDLVAPLTVRAAEIAKAHEDYTRDRCVGQALAERLAHGSTGPVDAVDKLRYQPALIITAQDIVEYTPRYAATSNGSTLTPGQFVEALLADTGWVLVYDEHNQPADLLPMHNPRLATEDQRVAMILDNPICAWPGCTRPAHAGQAHHLVARKNGGTTTMENMVMTCKEHNAANDDDRQCCNGHLERDDGSGAVYRQPPDPHSPPEYNLAFATALAGRAYATYRHSRNS; translated from the coding sequence ATGCCTGTCGGGGACCTGTGGATGTCGTCGGAAAGCGGGCGGCGCGACGGCGGCCCATCATCTAACCTGAGCGGCATGACAACAATGGGGCTGCTCAGCGCGCTGGCTACGAGGGGGATTGACCTCCTCGCAGACCTGCGCGCCGCACTCCCGGAAAAATCCACCGGGCACCGGGAGTTGGCCGCGCGCATCGGCTTCGACCCCTTCCGGCTCAAGCGCCTGCTGCGCTGCGCCGATCGCCTTTTCGCCCCGCTTGACGACGACGCGGACGTCATCAATCGCGATGCCTCCGTCGCGCTGGCCCGGGAGCTGGGTTTGTCATTGGACACGGTAATGCAGGTGGATAAGCGCTGCGGGCAGATTAATAACGTCGAGATTCGGGAGGAGCATCGCCTGGATTTCACCCGCGCCGCCGGCCGCTACGACTTCGACGGCCTCGACGCCTACATGCGCGGCCGCGTCAAGGAACTAAACGACGAGGCCGCCCCGCCGCAGCACTTGCGGGCGCACGTCTCCCGGAAACCGGATATTCGCGGGATGAAGCACCTGCAGGTCACCGGGCCCGCCAACATGATCGACGACCTGGTCGCACCGTTGACTGTTCGCGCCGCCGAAATCGCGAAGGCACACGAGGACTATACCCGCGACCGCTGCGTTGGTCAGGCGCTTGCGGAGCGTCTGGCCCACGGGAGTACGGGGCCGGTAGACGCCGTCGATAAGCTGCGCTACCAGCCGGCACTCATCATCACCGCGCAAGACATCGTGGAGTACACCCCGCGGTATGCGGCGACGTCGAATGGCTCGACTCTCACTCCCGGACAATTCGTCGAGGCGTTGCTTGCCGACACCGGGTGGGTGCTGGTCTACGACGAGCACAACCAGCCAGCCGATCTACTCCCGATGCACAACCCGCGCCTGGCGACCGAAGACCAGCGTGTGGCCATGATCCTCGACAACCCAATCTGCGCCTGGCCCGGCTGCACCCGCCCCGCCCACGCCGGGCAGGCGCACCATCTGGTCGCTCGGAAAAACGGCGGGACGACGACCATGGAAAACATGGTCATGACCTGCAAAGAACACAACGCCGCCAACGATGACGACCGACAATGCTGCAACGGTCACCTCGAGCGTGACGACGGCTCCGGCGCCGTCTACCGGCAACCTCCCGACCCGCACTCGCCGCCCGAATACAACCTCGCCTTTGCGACGGCGCTGGCTGGGCGCGCGTACGCCACCTACCGCCACTCCCGGAATTCCTAA
- a CDS encoding heavy-metal-associated domain-containing protein — MATQTFTVTGMTCGHCEASVREEVSELPGLKDIEVDRSRNFLSVSSDGAIDADAVVAAVEEAGYQAIAN; from the coding sequence ATGGCTACACAAACTTTTACTGTTACTGGAATGACCTGCGGCCACTGCGAAGCATCGGTACGCGAAGAGGTCTCCGAGCTCCCGGGGCTCAAGGACATCGAAGTAGACCGCTCCCGGAACTTCCTCTCTGTCTCCTCCGATGGTGCGATTGACGCGGACGCGGTCGTTGCGGCTGTGGAGGAAGCCGGCTACCAGGCCATCGCAAACTAA
- a CDS encoding heavy metal translocating P-type ATPase, with the protein MPELQLLEVDIPVGGMTCASCANRVQRKLNKLVGVTASVNYATEKAHVKAPADINPQQLIDTIVAAGYTAELPQQDTLDESDPGATPGEKDRELEALRNRVIGSVTLTTPVIAMSMVPALQFTNWQWLCLTLAAPVYVWAGWPFHRATLNTARHGDVTMDTLITLGTTASFLWSLWALFFGSAGIPGLKHEFQLTVTPGHAGMNIYLEAMAGIIMFVLIGRYFENRAKRTAGQALRELLELGAKDVAVLGDDGVERRVPVGQLRESMVFVVRPGEKVATDGVVVEGASAVDASMLTGEPVPVEVSVGDEVTGATINTSGRLLVRATRVGSETQLARMAALVEAAQNGKAPVQRLADRISGVFVPVVIVLSLITLAAWLLTGHDASQAVTAAVAVLIVACPCALGLATPTALLVGTGRGAKLGVLLRGPEVLEQTQKIDTVVLDKTGTVTTGVMSVVGISPTPGNWLTLAGSVEAASQHPIAQAVVRAAKESGSLLPVSDFSDIPGVGVRGTVDGHQVEVGRASAPENSGSGVTVIEVRVDGAVAGTVSVSDTVKPSSAEAIAKFRELGLRPVLLTGDAESPARRVAEQVGIEPGDVIPGVLPEDKVATVRTLQEKGARVAMVGDGVNDAAALVQADLGLAMGTGTDVAIEAADVTLVRGDLLAAVDAVRLSRRTLRTIKANLFWAFFYNVAAIPVAALGLLNPMLAGAAMAFSSVFVVGNSLRLRGFRSVS; encoded by the coding sequence ATGCCGGAGCTACAACTCCTGGAAGTTGATATCCCAGTCGGGGGAATGACGTGTGCCTCCTGTGCCAACCGGGTCCAGCGCAAACTCAACAAGCTGGTAGGAGTGACGGCATCGGTCAACTACGCGACCGAAAAGGCCCACGTGAAAGCTCCGGCGGATATCAACCCTCAACAACTAATTGACACTATCGTTGCCGCTGGCTACACCGCTGAACTGCCGCAACAAGATACTCTGGACGAGTCAGATCCGGGAGCTACTCCCGGAGAAAAAGATCGGGAGTTGGAAGCTCTCCGCAACCGCGTCATCGGCTCCGTAACCCTCACGACTCCGGTGATTGCGATGTCGATGGTGCCGGCGCTGCAGTTCACGAATTGGCAGTGGTTGTGCTTGACGCTGGCGGCCCCGGTGTATGTGTGGGCGGGGTGGCCGTTCCACCGGGCGACGCTTAATACGGCTCGTCATGGCGATGTCACCATGGACACCCTCATCACGCTTGGCACGACTGCTTCGTTCCTGTGGAGTCTGTGGGCTCTGTTTTTCGGGAGTGCAGGCATTCCGGGGCTTAAGCACGAGTTCCAGCTCACCGTCACTCCCGGGCATGCGGGTATGAATATTTATCTGGAGGCGATGGCCGGCATCATCATGTTTGTGCTGATAGGCCGTTACTTTGAGAATCGCGCGAAGCGCACAGCCGGTCAGGCTCTCCGGGAGTTGTTGGAGCTTGGTGCCAAGGACGTCGCTGTCCTCGGTGATGATGGCGTCGAGAGGCGTGTTCCGGTGGGGCAACTCCGGGAGTCGATGGTTTTCGTCGTCCGACCTGGGGAAAAGGTTGCGACGGATGGCGTAGTGGTTGAGGGGGCGTCGGCGGTGGATGCGTCGATGTTGACAGGCGAGCCGGTGCCGGTTGAGGTGTCGGTGGGGGATGAGGTCACGGGTGCCACCATCAACACTTCCGGCCGGCTGCTGGTGCGGGCGACCCGCGTTGGTTCGGAGACGCAGTTGGCGCGGATGGCGGCGCTTGTGGAGGCCGCACAGAACGGCAAGGCTCCTGTGCAGCGCCTGGCTGATCGGATTTCGGGAGTGTTCGTCCCGGTCGTCATCGTGTTGTCGCTGATTACTCTCGCTGCGTGGCTGCTGACGGGGCATGACGCATCACAGGCGGTCACCGCTGCTGTCGCGGTGCTGATTGTTGCTTGCCCGTGTGCTCTTGGCTTGGCGACGCCCACAGCGCTGCTGGTCGGAACGGGCCGTGGAGCAAAGCTCGGTGTGCTGCTTCGTGGGCCGGAGGTCCTGGAGCAGACGCAGAAGATTGACACTGTCGTACTGGATAAGACTGGCACGGTGACGACGGGTGTGATGAGCGTTGTCGGGATCTCTCCTACTCCCGGAAATTGGCTGACGCTTGCGGGCTCGGTAGAGGCGGCGTCGCAGCATCCGATTGCGCAGGCGGTCGTGCGTGCGGCGAAGGAATCCGGGAGTCTACTCCCGGTGTCTGATTTCTCAGATATTCCGGGAGTGGGGGTGCGCGGCACCGTGGATGGCCACCAGGTCGAGGTGGGCCGCGCGTCTGCTCCGGAGAATTCCGGGAGTGGGGTGACGGTGATTGAGGTTCGCGTCGACGGCGCGGTCGCCGGCACGGTGTCGGTGTCGGATACGGTGAAGCCGTCGTCGGCGGAGGCGATTGCGAAGTTCCGGGAGTTGGGGCTCCGCCCGGTGTTGTTGACGGGCGACGCGGAGTCGCCGGCGCGTCGTGTGGCGGAGCAGGTCGGGATTGAGCCGGGAGACGTGATTCCGGGAGTACTCCCGGAGGATAAGGTCGCGACGGTCCGCACGCTCCAGGAGAAGGGGGCGCGGGTGGCGATGGTCGGCGATGGTGTCAATGACGCAGCCGCCCTGGTTCAGGCGGATCTTGGTCTCGCGATGGGCACTGGCACGGACGTTGCTATTGAGGCGGCAGACGTGACGCTGGTGCGCGGCGACCTGTTGGCCGCGGTGGATGCGGTGCGCCTTTCGCGTCGGACGCTCCGGACGATTAAGGCCAATCTGTTTTGGGCGTTTTTTTACAATGTCGCGGCGATTCCGGTGGCGGCTCTTGGGTTGCTTAACCCGATGCTTGCGGGGGCGGCGATGGCGTTTTCGTCGGTGTTTGTGGTTGGCAATAGTCTGCGTCTGCGCGGTTTCCGGTCGGTTTCTTGA
- a CDS encoding metal-sensitive transcriptional regulator → MSEHCCSSSLPDAPCCAPGSNDPNDPAHPDHPDHAYLAEKKRYAARIRRIEGQVRGIGRMIDEEQYCIDVLTQISAVNSALKSLAMTLLDAHLHHCVVNAAKAGEEELDVKLAEASAAIARLTK, encoded by the coding sequence ATGAGTGAGCATTGTTGTTCGTCTTCGCTTCCCGACGCCCCCTGTTGCGCGCCGGGCTCAAATGACCCCAACGACCCCGCCCACCCGGATCACCCGGATCACGCTTACTTGGCGGAGAAGAAGCGCTATGCGGCGCGCATTCGTCGGATTGAGGGGCAGGTCCGCGGCATTGGTCGGATGATTGATGAGGAGCAGTACTGCATCGATGTGTTGACGCAGATTTCGGCGGTGAATTCTGCGCTGAAGTCGCTGGCGATGACGCTTCTGGACGCGCATTTGCATCATTGCGTGGTCAACGCTGCGAAGGCCGGCGAGGAGGAGCTGGATGTGAAGCTCGCTGAGGCTTCGGCGGCGATTGCCCGGCTCACGAAGTAG
- a CDS encoding extracellular solute-binding protein, protein MSDRRPSRFKSYLSPFGARFRRKVGPGRAAAAGLSAAVLLAGAVGCGAPADEARAQAPVLRMMGPADAADQYAESAKVCSEQSGGKYKIEYDVSAKQSDDQRLQLARRIVGGDDSFDIMTLDVTWTPEFAEAGWAVPLPDDVAGRVAEGTLSGPLDTAMWKDRLYGAPLNTNTQMLWYRKSLLPEPPKTWGELVAAGEKLAEQEKPAAIGVQAAQYEGAAVWLNSLTQSAGGEIVGGDGQTVTIGESDGAQRALEMMHRVATAKGHDPSISQSDENQARLAFDRGDAFAQVNYPFVYAGLKEKADGGDAKAKEIFEDMAWAPYPAMNPGQPAKVTIGGLNLAVPSTSKYKDLAFDAIECLRNEENQLNNALKGGVPPTLSRLYTEATDEFKEEYPFYREIYESLSKLDEQPQSAAERALLPSPRRAGVAVRPKSPAYQSVSILLASRISPPEGIAANSLVEELDKQLQSAVKSEGLVP, encoded by the coding sequence ATGTCTGACCGTCGACCGTCACGGTTTAAGTCGTATTTGTCGCCGTTTGGGGCGCGTTTTCGGCGCAAGGTGGGGCCGGGAAGGGCTGCCGCTGCCGGGCTGAGTGCTGCGGTGCTGCTCGCCGGGGCTGTGGGCTGCGGAGCCCCGGCCGACGAAGCGCGGGCGCAGGCGCCGGTGTTGCGGATGATGGGGCCGGCGGATGCGGCGGATCAGTACGCGGAGTCGGCGAAGGTGTGCTCGGAGCAGTCGGGCGGCAAGTACAAGATTGAGTACGATGTGTCGGCAAAGCAGTCGGATGACCAGCGTCTTCAGCTGGCGCGGCGCATCGTGGGCGGGGACGATTCCTTCGATATCATGACCTTGGATGTGACGTGGACGCCGGAGTTCGCCGAGGCTGGTTGGGCGGTTCCTCTGCCTGACGACGTCGCGGGGAGGGTTGCCGAGGGCACACTTTCCGGCCCGCTAGATACTGCGATGTGGAAGGACCGTCTCTACGGCGCTCCGCTCAACACGAATACGCAGATGCTGTGGTACCGAAAGTCGCTGCTCCCGGAGCCGCCGAAGACGTGGGGCGAACTAGTCGCGGCTGGAGAAAAACTTGCTGAGCAGGAAAAACCGGCCGCGATTGGTGTCCAGGCCGCGCAGTATGAGGGGGCGGCGGTGTGGCTGAATTCGCTGACGCAGTCCGCAGGTGGCGAGATTGTGGGCGGGGACGGCCAGACCGTGACCATCGGCGAGAGCGATGGGGCCCAGCGCGCGCTGGAGATGATGCATCGTGTCGCCACCGCGAAGGGGCATGATCCGTCGATTTCGCAGTCGGATGAGAATCAGGCGCGGCTTGCTTTCGATCGCGGTGACGCGTTCGCCCAGGTCAATTACCCTTTCGTCTATGCCGGCCTGAAGGAGAAAGCTGATGGCGGGGACGCGAAGGCGAAGGAGATTTTCGAGGATATGGCCTGGGCCCCGTACCCGGCGATGAATCCGGGCCAGCCCGCGAAGGTGACTATCGGCGGCCTGAACCTGGCGGTGCCGTCGACGTCGAAGTACAAGGATCTTGCGTTCGATGCGATCGAGTGCCTGCGCAATGAGGAAAATCAGCTCAATAACGCCCTGAAGGGTGGCGTCCCTCCGACGCTGTCGCGCCTTTATACGGAGGCGACGGATGAGTTCAAGGAGGAATACCCCTTCTACCGGGAGATTTACGAGTCCCTAAGCAAGCTCGATGAGCAGCCGCAGTCCGCTGCGGAGCGTGCGCTGTTGCCGTCGCCGCGCCGGGCGGGGGTGGCGGTTCGCCCGAAGTCGCCGGCGTATCAGTCGGTGTCGATTCTGCTTGCGTCGAGAATCAGTCCGCCGGAGGGAATCGCTGCCAACAGCCTGGTCGAGGAGTTGGACAAGCAGCTCCAGTCGGCAGTGAAGTCGGAAGGATTGGTGCCGTAG
- a CDS encoding carbohydrate ABC transporter permease has translation MSSPSTTSKKEAAELSDGRRAERRLGLLLVSPALILMLAVTAYPIGYAIWLSLQRYDLRFPDDREFVGLQNYISVLTSNYWWEALGVTAFITLLSVAVEFVLGMAIAMVMHRAIFGRGIIRTVVLIPYGIVTVAAAYSWNYAWTPETGYLANLLPDGSAPLTEQWPAIFIVIGAEIWKTTPFMALLLLAGLALVPDDALKAAELDGAGFWQRFFRITLPLMKPSILVALLFRMLDAFRVFDNIYILTKGNNGTGSVSILGYNNLFKAFNLGVGSAISVLIFLCVALIAFIFVKGFGASSPGAGQKG, from the coding sequence ATGTCTAGCCCATCAACCACATCGAAGAAGGAAGCCGCGGAGCTTTCCGACGGCCGCCGCGCGGAGCGCCGCCTGGGTCTGCTGCTGGTATCACCCGCGCTTATCCTGATGCTGGCCGTGACGGCGTACCCGATTGGCTACGCGATCTGGCTGTCGCTCCAGCGCTATGATTTGCGTTTCCCGGATGATCGCGAGTTCGTCGGCCTGCAGAACTACATTTCGGTGCTGACCAGCAACTACTGGTGGGAGGCGCTGGGGGTGACCGCTTTTATCACCCTGCTTTCGGTGGCGGTGGAGTTCGTGCTGGGTATGGCTATCGCGATGGTCATGCACCGCGCGATTTTCGGCCGTGGCATTATCCGCACGGTGGTGCTGATTCCGTACGGCATCGTTACGGTTGCCGCCGCCTATTCCTGGAACTATGCCTGGACACCGGAGACTGGGTACCTGGCCAATTTGCTTCCCGACGGTTCGGCGCCGCTCACCGAGCAGTGGCCTGCGATTTTCATCGTTATTGGTGCCGAGATTTGGAAGACGACGCCGTTCATGGCTTTGCTTTTGCTCGCGGGCCTGGCCCTGGTCCCGGATGATGCGCTGAAAGCTGCGGAGCTGGACGGCGCTGGTTTTTGGCAGCGTTTCTTCCGCATTACGCTGCCACTGATGAAGCCGTCGATTCTGGTGGCACTGCTGTTCCGTATGCTGGATGCCTTCCGTGTTTTCGACAACATCTACATCCTGACCAAGGGAAATAATGGCACGGGATCGGTGTCGATTCTGGGTTACAACAACCTGTTTAAGGCCTTCAACCTTGGCGTGGGATCGGCGATTTCGGTCCTGATCTTCCTGTGCGTGGCGTTGATTGCATTCATCTTTGTCAAGGGCTTCGGCGCTTCCTCGCCGGGCGCGGGGCAGAAGGGCTGA
- a CDS encoding carbohydrate ABC transporter permease yields METTPKQKVAWVVALALVVLYALVPVLWIASLSFKPTADLHDGHFIPRNWTLENYKGIFSTSEFTRALINSIGIGLITTVLAVLVGTMAAYAIARLEFPGKSVILGVSLLIAMFPQVSLVSPLFDIERRLGLFDSWPGLILPYITFALPMAIFILSSFFREIPWELEKAAQMDGATPFQAFRLVVAPLAIPGIVTASILVFIFAWNDFLLAVSLTSTEVARTAPAAMANFTGSSQFDEPTGSIAAAAIVITIPIIIFVIIFQRRIVAGLTSGAVKG; encoded by the coding sequence ATGGAAACTACACCGAAACAAAAGGTCGCCTGGGTCGTTGCTTTGGCGTTGGTTGTGCTCTACGCGCTGGTGCCGGTGCTGTGGATTGCCAGCCTGTCGTTTAAGCCGACGGCTGATCTTCACGACGGGCACTTTATCCCCCGGAATTGGACGCTCGAGAACTATAAGGGAATCTTCTCTACCAGCGAGTTCACGCGGGCGTTGATTAACTCAATCGGCATTGGTCTGATTACCACAGTGCTGGCGGTGCTGGTCGGTACGATGGCCGCCTACGCGATTGCCCGCCTGGAGTTTCCGGGCAAGTCGGTAATCCTGGGAGTGTCCCTACTGATTGCGATGTTCCCGCAGGTATCTCTAGTCAGTCCGCTGTTCGACATCGAGAGGCGTCTCGGTCTGTTCGATTCGTGGCCGGGCCTGATTCTGCCGTACATCACGTTCGCGCTGCCTATGGCAATTTTCATTCTCTCTTCGTTCTTCCGGGAGATTCCGTGGGAGTTGGAGAAGGCTGCCCAAATGGATGGCGCAACGCCGTTCCAAGCTTTCCGCCTGGTGGTCGCACCACTGGCGATTCCGGGGATTGTGACCGCCTCGATTCTGGTCTTCATTTTCGCCTGGAACGACTTCTTGCTGGCGGTGTCGCTGACCTCTACGGAGGTGGCGCGGACGGCACCGGCGGCGATGGCGAACTTCACCGGCTCGTCGCAGTTCGACGAGCCCACCGGCTCCATCGCGGCCGCCGCAATCGTGATTACCATTCCGATCATCATTTTCGTGATTATTTTCCAACGTCGAATCGTCGCCGGCCTGACTTCCGGCGCTGTGAAGGGATAG
- a CDS encoding ABC transporter ATP-binding protein: protein MAEIELKHVYKRFPDGHVGVDDANLKIEDGEFIILVGPSGCGKSTTLNMIAGLEDISDGDLLIGGKRVNDVAPKDRDIAMVFQSYALYPHMSVRDNIAFPLKLAKMPKKEIDAKVSEAAEILDLTEFLDRKPSNLSGGQRQRVAMGRAIVRRPKVFLMDEPLSNLDAKLRVQMRTEISQLQERLGVTTVYVTHDQTEAMTLGDRVVVMKKGVIQQVGAPHELYGAPRNIFVAGFIGSPAMNFVPATVANDGASVDTALGRLALRTKLQPGRAVIIGLRPEAFEDAALTDTTDTTVETPTTEVKVNVLESMGSEQFVHFPLLEADVSGHAAAAEAGIAENFNGMLVARVSAESKARRGESLTLTINTAKVHVFDAESGENLGLK from the coding sequence ATGGCTGAGATTGAACTGAAGCACGTATACAAGCGCTTTCCCGACGGTCATGTCGGCGTGGATGACGCGAACCTGAAGATCGAGGACGGCGAGTTCATCATTCTCGTCGGCCCGTCGGGATGCGGTAAGTCGACGACGCTGAACATGATCGCCGGGTTGGAGGACATCTCCGATGGTGACCTTCTCATTGGAGGTAAGCGTGTCAATGATGTGGCGCCGAAGGATCGCGATATCGCGATGGTGTTCCAGTCCTACGCGCTGTACCCGCACATGAGCGTGCGCGACAATATTGCCTTCCCGCTGAAGCTGGCGAAGATGCCTAAGAAGGAGATTGACGCGAAGGTTTCGGAGGCCGCCGAGATTCTGGATCTCACGGAGTTTCTGGATCGTAAGCCGTCGAATCTTTCGGGTGGTCAGCGCCAGCGTGTGGCTATGGGGCGTGCGATTGTGCGCCGCCCGAAGGTCTTCCTGATGGACGAGCCGCTGTCGAACCTCGACGCGAAGCTGCGCGTGCAGATGCGCACCGAGATCTCGCAGCTGCAGGAGCGCCTGGGAGTGACCACCGTCTATGTCACGCACGACCAGACTGAGGCGATGACATTGGGCGACCGAGTTGTGGTGATGAAAAAGGGCGTTATCCAGCAGGTCGGCGCGCCGCATGAACTCTACGGCGCCCCGCGCAATATCTTCGTCGCGGGCTTTATCGGCTCGCCCGCCATGAACTTTGTCCCCGCCACTGTTGCTAACGACGGCGCCAGCGTCGACACCGCTTTGGGGCGCCTGGCGCTGAGGACGAAATTGCAGCCGGGGCGCGCGGTGATTATTGGCTTGCGCCCGGAGGCCTTCGAGGATGCTGCTCTTACCGACACCACCGACACCACCGTCGAAACCCCGACGACCGAGGTGAAGGTCAACGTTTTGGAGTCGATGGGCTCCGAGCAATTTGTCCATTTCCCACTCCTGGAGGCTGATGTCAGTGGCCACGCGGCTGCGGCTGAGGCGGGCATTGCTGAGAATTTCAATGGCATGCTTGTGGCTCGTGTCAGCGCCGAGTCGAAGGCGCGACGTGGGGAGTCGCTAACGTTGACCATCAACACCGCGAAGGTACACGTCTTTGATGCGGAGTCCGGTGAAAACCTGGGCTTGAAGTGA